A DNA window from Novosphingobium sp. RL4 contains the following coding sequences:
- a CDS encoding HNH endonuclease, producing MSQAGAVQGSVCWLCQRPLGRRTEWHHPIPRSRGGRETVPLHPICHRTIHATFSNAELARLPADPAALSRDPAIARFLRWIAGKPADFHAPTRKRQP from the coding sequence ATGTCTCAGGCGGGCGCGGTGCAGGGTTCGGTTTGCTGGCTGTGCCAACGGCCGCTGGGCCGCAGGACGGAGTGGCATCATCCGATCCCGCGAAGCCGAGGCGGGCGAGAAACCGTGCCGCTCCACCCGATATGCCACCGCACGATCCATGCGACCTTCAGCAATGCCGAACTTGCACGCCTGCCGGCCGATCCCGCAGCCCTCTCACGAGACCCGGCCATCGCGCGCTTCCTGCGATGGATAGCGGGGAAGCCCGCCGATTTCCACGCACCGACCCGGAAGCGTCAACCTTGA
- a CDS encoding sulfatase-like hydrolase/transferase — protein MRIPAHQWPWRWCLYWLLLPNIIVIVMWPIGGPPMGRPIFVAGLLALAFSQMRSLLLRRMAVAVLGLGITFEYIVNSFNLEAMRIDAASEFLKNAKPLASAEYLAGLVILCATLALAVRGAGRVQHFARPSNWIFAICAILGMMQIDAVATVATSNTYKGLPPEGTPFASGVESGGVAQPGPARRHLVVIVVEALGIPTFEEGKRLFAADWDRPAWRGRYEVARGKVAYFGSTTNGEIRELCGAFANFDGFDFAHADCLPRRYSKAGYDTLAIHAFEGGFFDRRAWWPQAGFARTEFAPDLVRGGARKCGGMWPGACDVDIAAQIGQRLKSASRPQFIYWVTLNSHIPVLAGATPGLAGCEDGAAPLAHASLLQCRLFQAHHDIAEAISALAMDPALPPTDFLIVGDHMPPFMRRNERLDFDGYNVPWIVLRNRPA, from the coding sequence ATGAGAATTCCGGCCCATCAATGGCCTTGGCGCTGGTGCCTTTACTGGCTGCTGCTGCCGAACATCATCGTGATCGTGATGTGGCCGATCGGCGGGCCGCCGATGGGGCGTCCGATCTTCGTTGCCGGCCTGCTCGCGCTCGCTTTCTCGCAGATGCGCTCGCTCCTGCTTCGCCGGATGGCGGTGGCCGTGCTCGGGCTCGGGATCACGTTCGAATATATCGTGAACTCGTTCAACCTCGAAGCGATGCGCATCGATGCCGCCTCGGAGTTCCTGAAGAATGCCAAGCCGCTGGCGTCGGCGGAATATCTTGCCGGTCTCGTCATTCTTTGCGCAACCCTTGCACTGGCAGTTCGCGGGGCGGGACGGGTCCAGCATTTCGCCAGGCCGTCAAACTGGATTTTTGCGATCTGTGCCATCCTCGGCATGATGCAGATCGATGCCGTCGCGACCGTCGCCACCAGTAATACCTACAAAGGACTGCCGCCGGAAGGGACGCCTTTCGCATCCGGTGTCGAGAGTGGCGGCGTGGCTCAACCCGGCCCGGCCAGACGGCATCTCGTGGTGATCGTCGTGGAAGCGCTCGGCATTCCGACGTTCGAGGAAGGGAAGCGGCTGTTCGCTGCAGACTGGGATCGGCCAGCGTGGCGTGGCAGGTACGAAGTGGCAAGGGGCAAGGTTGCCTACTTCGGCTCGACTACCAATGGGGAGATAAGGGAGCTTTGCGGCGCATTCGCGAATTTCGACGGGTTCGATTTCGCTCATGCGGATTGCCTGCCCCGTCGCTATTCAAAAGCCGGATACGACACTCTCGCGATCCATGCCTTCGAGGGCGGCTTCTTCGACAGGAGGGCGTGGTGGCCGCAAGCAGGGTTCGCCCGAACCGAATTCGCGCCGGACCTGGTTCGCGGCGGTGCCCGCAAATGTGGCGGGATGTGGCCCGGCGCCTGCGACGTGGATATCGCGGCGCAGATCGGCCAGCGGCTCAAGTCGGCAAGTCGGCCGCAGTTCATCTATTGGGTGACCCTCAATTCCCACATTCCCGTGCTTGCAGGGGCGACACCGGGGCTGGCCGGCTGCGAGGATGGTGCGGCACCGCTCGCTCATGCGTCGCTGCTTCAGTGCCGCCTGTTTCAGGCGCATCACGACATCGCGGAAGCCATTTCGGCGCTGGCGATGGACCCGGCGCTGCCTCCTACTGATTTTCTCATCGTCGGAGACCACATGCCGCCGTTCATGCGCCGCAACGAGCGGCTCGACTTCGACGGTTACAATGTTCCCTGGATCGTCCTTCGCAACCGGCCTGCCTGA
- a CDS encoding ATP synthase F1 subunit epsilon: MALHFELVTPAKLVRSEDVHMVVVPGTEGEFGVLEGHAPFMSTIADGALKVYKTENAAPEEIRITGGFAEVGDKGLTVLAEHVGV, from the coding sequence ATGGCACTGCACTTCGAGCTCGTCACGCCGGCCAAGCTCGTCCGCTCGGAAGACGTCCACATGGTGGTCGTCCCCGGCACCGAAGGCGAGTTCGGCGTGCTGGAGGGTCATGCACCCTTCATGTCGACGATCGCCGATGGCGCGCTCAAGGTCTACAAGACCGAGAACGCCGCACCGGAAGAGATCCGCATCACCGGCGGTTTCGCCGAAGTGGGCGACAAGGGCCTGACCGTGCTCGCGGAGCACGTCGGGGTCTGA
- the atpD gene encoding F0F1 ATP synthase subunit beta yields the protein MATAPVLNQTATGKISQIIGAVVDVTFEGELPAILSALETSNNGQKLVLEVAQHLGENTVRTIAMDGTDGLTRGQDVISTGAQISVPVGPKTLGRIMNVVGDPIDERGPVGSDMFAPIHAEAPPFVDQSTEAAILVTGIKVIDLLAPYAKGGKIGLFGGAGVGKTVLIQELINNIAKGHGGVSVFAGVGERTREGNDLYHEFLDAGVIAKDAEGNATSEGSKVALVFGQMNEPPGARARVALSGLTMAEYFRDQEGQDVLFFVDNIFRFTQAGAEVSALLGRIPSAVGYQPTLATDMGQLQERITSTTKGSITSVQAIYVPADDLTDPAPAASFAHLDATTTLNRAISELGIYPAVDPLDSTSRVLEPRVVGAEHYETARKVQETLQKYKSLQDIIAILGMDELSEEDKLTVARARKIQKFLSQPFHVAEVFTGISGKFVQLEDTVKSFKAVVEGEYDHLPEAAFYMVGGIEEAVAKAKKLAEEA from the coding sequence ATGGCCACCGCCCCCGTGCTAAACCAAACCGCCACCGGCAAGATCAGCCAGATCATTGGCGCCGTCGTCGACGTCACCTTCGAAGGTGAGCTGCCGGCAATTCTCTCCGCGCTGGAAACCAGCAACAACGGCCAGAAGCTGGTCCTTGAAGTTGCCCAGCACCTTGGCGAGAATACCGTCCGCACCATCGCCATGGACGGCACCGACGGCCTGACCCGCGGTCAGGACGTGATCAGCACCGGCGCCCAGATCTCGGTGCCGGTCGGCCCGAAGACCCTCGGCCGCATCATGAACGTCGTCGGCGATCCGATCGACGAGCGTGGCCCCGTCGGTTCGGACATGTTCGCCCCGATTCACGCCGAAGCCCCGCCGTTCGTCGACCAGTCGACCGAAGCGGCGATCCTGGTCACCGGCATCAAGGTCATCGACCTTCTCGCGCCTTACGCCAAGGGCGGCAAGATCGGCCTGTTCGGCGGCGCCGGCGTGGGCAAGACGGTTCTCATTCAGGAACTGATCAACAACATCGCCAAGGGCCACGGCGGCGTCTCGGTCTTCGCGGGCGTCGGTGAACGTACCCGTGAAGGTAACGACCTTTACCACGAGTTCCTCGACGCCGGCGTTATCGCCAAGGACGCCGAAGGCAACGCCACCTCGGAAGGTTCCAAGGTTGCGCTCGTGTTCGGCCAGATGAACGAGCCCCCGGGCGCCCGTGCCCGCGTCGCCCTCTCGGGCCTGACCATGGCCGAGTACTTCCGCGACCAGGAAGGCCAGGACGTCCTGTTCTTCGTCGACAACATCTTCCGCTTCACCCAGGCAGGCGCGGAAGTGTCGGCTCTGCTCGGCCGTATTCCTTCGGCAGTGGGCTATCAGCCGACCCTCGCCACCGACATGGGCCAGCTGCAAGAACGCATCACCTCGACCACCAAGGGTTCGATCACCTCGGTCCAGGCGATCTACGTCCCTGCGGACGACCTTACCGACCCGGCTCCGGCTGCATCGTTCGCTCACCTTGACGCGACGACCACGCTGAACCGCGCCATCTCGGAACTGGGTATCTACCCGGCCGTCGACCCGCTCGACTCGACCTCGCGCGTTCTTGAGCCCCGCGTCGTCGGCGCCGAGCACTACGAGACCGCCCGCAAGGTTCAGGAAACCCTGCAGAAGTACAAGTCGCTTCAGGACATCATCGCGATCCTGGGCATGGACGAGCTTTCGGAAGAAGATAAGCTCACCGTCGCCCGCGCCCGCAAGATCCAGAAGTTCCTTTCGCAGCCGTTCCACGTCGCGGAAGTCTTCACCGGCATCTCGGGCAAGTTCGTCCAGCTCGAAGACACCGTGAAGTCGTTCAAGGCCGTCGTCGAAGGCGAATACGATCACCTTCCCGAAGCAGCCTTCTACATGGTCGGCGGCATCGAGGAAGCGGTCGCCAAGGCCAAGAAGCTGGCCGAAGAGGCGTAA
- a CDS encoding F0F1 ATP synthase subunit gamma, with protein MASLKELKGRINSVKSTQKITKAKQMVAAAKLRKAQAAAESARPYAARLAEVMGSLASKITVSENSPRLLAGTGSDKVHLLVVANSDKGLCGAFNSNIVKAARVKAKELEAQGKTVLFYLVGRKGRAPLRREFPKQIAHLFDTTDVRDPGFDEAERIANELVALYEAGKFDVAHLFYSKFRSALVQEPTDQQIIPVPAPKAVVATAGADAVTEYEPEEEEILAALLPRYLRTQLFGALLENAASEQGASMTAMDNATRNAGDLIKKLTIQYNRSRQAAITTELVEIIAGAEAL; from the coding sequence GTGGCTTCGCTCAAGGAACTCAAGGGCCGCATCAACTCGGTCAAATCGACCCAGAAGATCACCAAGGCCAAGCAGATGGTCGCCGCGGCCAAGCTGCGCAAGGCGCAGGCCGCCGCGGAGTCCGCGCGTCCCTACGCCGCGCGTCTGGCCGAGGTGATGGGCTCGCTCGCGAGCAAGATCACGGTCAGCGAGAACAGCCCCCGGCTGCTCGCCGGCACCGGTAGCGACAAGGTGCACCTGCTCGTCGTCGCGAACTCGGACAAGGGCCTTTGCGGCGCGTTCAACTCGAACATCGTCAAGGCCGCCCGCGTCAAGGCAAAGGAACTGGAAGCCCAGGGCAAGACCGTCCTGTTCTATCTGGTGGGTCGCAAAGGCCGTGCGCCGCTGCGCCGCGAATTCCCGAAGCAGATCGCACACCTGTTCGATACCACGGACGTACGCGATCCCGGTTTCGACGAAGCCGAGCGCATCGCCAACGAACTGGTCGCCCTCTATGAGGCCGGCAAGTTCGACGTGGCGCACCTGTTCTACTCGAAGTTCCGCTCGGCGCTCGTTCAGGAACCGACCGACCAGCAGATCATCCCCGTTCCCGCTCCCAAGGCCGTCGTTGCGACCGCCGGCGCGGATGCGGTGACCGAGTATGAGCCGGAGGAGGAAGAGATCCTCGCCGCGCTGCTGCCGCGCTACCTGCGCACGCAGCTCTTCGGCGCCCTGCTGGAAAACGCCGCGTCGGAACAGGGCGCGTCGATGACGGCCATGGACAACGCGACGCGCAATGCGGGCGACCTGATCAAGAAGCTGACCATCCAGTACAACCGCAGCCGTCAGGCCGCGATCACGACTGAACTCGTTGAAATTATCGCGGGCGCGGAAGCGCTCTAA
- the atpA gene encoding F0F1 ATP synthase subunit alpha: protein MDIRAAEISKVIKDQIASFGTEAQVSEVGSVLSVGDGIARIHGLDKVQAGEMVEFANGVQGMALNLEADNVGVVIFGSDAEIKEGDSVKRTNTIVDVPVGKGLLGRVVDALGNPIDGKGPIIADKRARVEAKAPGIIPRKSVHEPVQTGLKAIDALVPVGRGQRELIIGDRQTGKTAVAIDTFINQKEANKGDDESKKLYCIYVAVGQKRSTVAQIVRQLEENGAMEYSIVIAATASEPAPLQYLAPYTGAAMGEFFRDNGMHAVIVYDDLSKQAVAYRQMSLLLRRPPGREAYPGDVFYLHSRLLERAAKMNEENGAGSLTALPIIETQAGDVSAYIPTNVISITDGQIFLETGLFYQGIRPAINVGLSVSRVGGAAQTKAMKKVAGSIKLELAQYREMAAFAQFGSDLDASTQKLLNRGARLTELLKQKQFSPLAFEEQTVSIFAGTNGYLDSLPVSKVTEYEAEMLDFMHEQHADVLALIRTTKDFGDEAKSKTKAALDAFAKQFA, encoded by the coding sequence ATGGATATCCGCGCAGCAGAAATCTCGAAGGTCATCAAGGACCAGATCGCCAGCTTCGGCACCGAAGCCCAGGTTTCCGAAGTCGGCTCGGTTCTGTCGGTCGGTGACGGCATCGCCCGCATCCACGGCCTCGACAAGGTCCAGGCCGGCGAAATGGTCGAATTCGCCAACGGCGTTCAGGGCATGGCGCTCAACCTCGAAGCCGACAACGTCGGTGTCGTGATCTTCGGCTCGGACGCCGAAATCAAGGAAGGCGACAGCGTCAAGCGCACTAACACCATCGTCGACGTTCCCGTCGGCAAGGGCCTGCTCGGCCGCGTGGTGGACGCTCTCGGCAACCCGATCGACGGCAAGGGCCCGATCATCGCTGACAAGCGCGCCCGCGTGGAAGCCAAGGCGCCGGGCATCATCCCGCGCAAGTCGGTGCACGAACCCGTGCAGACCGGCCTGAAGGCGATCGACGCCCTCGTCCCCGTCGGCCGCGGCCAGCGCGAGCTGATCATCGGTGACCGCCAGACCGGCAAGACCGCCGTCGCCATCGACACCTTCATCAACCAGAAGGAAGCGAACAAGGGCGACGACGAGTCCAAGAAGCTTTACTGCATCTACGTCGCTGTCGGCCAAAAGCGCTCGACCGTCGCGCAGATCGTTCGCCAGCTCGAAGAAAACGGCGCGATGGAATACTCCATCGTGATCGCCGCGACCGCTTCGGAACCGGCTCCGCTTCAGTACCTGGCGCCCTACACCGGCGCCGCCATGGGCGAGTTCTTCCGCGACAACGGCATGCACGCCGTGATCGTGTATGACGACCTTTCCAAGCAGGCCGTCGCCTATCGCCAGATGTCGCTGCTGCTGCGCCGCCCGCCGGGCCGCGAAGCCTATCCCGGCGACGTGTTCTATCTCCACAGCCGCCTGCTTGAGCGCGCTGCGAAGATGAACGAGGAAAACGGTGCAGGCTCGCTCACCGCGCTGCCGATCATCGAAACCCAGGCTGGCGACGTTTCGGCCTACATTCCGACCAACGTGATCTCGATCACCGACGGCCAGATCTTCCTTGAAACCGGCCTGTTCTACCAGGGCATCCGTCCGGCCATCAACGTGGGTCTGTCGGTGTCGCGCGTCGGCGGTGCAGCCCAGACCAAGGCGATGAAGAAGGTTGCCGGCTCGATCAAGCTGGAACTGGCGCAGTACCGTGAAATGGCGGCCTTCGCGCAGTTCGGCTCGGACCTCGACGCTTCGACCCAGAAGCTCCTCAACCGCGGTGCGCGCCTGACCGAACTGCTCAAGCAGAAGCAGTTCTCGCCGCTTGCGTTCGAAGAGCAGACCGTGTCGATCTTCGCCGGCACCAACGGCTATCTCGACAGCCTGCCGGTTTCGAAGGTCACCGAGTACGAAGCCGAAATGCTCGACTTCATGCACGAGCAGCATGCCGACGTCCTCGCGCTGATCCGCACGACCAAGGACTTCGGCGACGAAGCGAAGAGCAAGACCAAGGCTGCGCTCGACGCCTTCGCCAAGCAGTTCGCGTAA
- a CDS encoding F0F1 ATP synthase subunit delta yields the protein MENSGGIKASLQGRYASALFDLASENGTVTTVESDLEKIGLAISESRDLAELIRNPEVSRKAAGKAIEAVADVLGLAPLTKNFVGVLAANRRLSALPEIIRAFVAIAAAQRGEATAEVSSAHALNDQQVEQLRQKLELREGRKVKVRTNVDPDLLGGLVVTIGSKRIDSSIRTRLNSLAQAMKG from the coding sequence GTGGAGAATTCCGGCGGCATCAAGGCCAGCTTGCAAGGACGCTACGCTTCGGCGCTGTTTGATCTTGCCAGCGAGAACGGCACCGTAACGACGGTCGAATCCGACCTCGAGAAGATCGGCCTGGCGATCAGCGAAAGCCGCGATCTCGCCGAGTTGATTCGCAACCCCGAAGTCAGCCGCAAGGCTGCCGGCAAGGCTATCGAAGCCGTCGCCGACGTGCTCGGCCTCGCACCTCTGACCAAGAACTTCGTGGGCGTGCTCGCGGCCAATCGCCGCCTCTCCGCCCTGCCCGAAATCATCCGTGCCTTCGTAGCGATCGCCGCCGCCCAGCGCGGCGAGGCGACCGCCGAAGTCAGTTCTGCCCACGCCCTGAACGACCAGCAGGTCGAACAGCTGCGCCAGAAGCTGGAACTGCGCGAAGGCCGCAAGGTCAAGGTCCGGACCAACGTCGACCCAGACCTGCTTGGCGGTCTTGTGGTCACCATCGGGTCCAAGCGCATCGACAGCTCGATCCGCACCCGTCTCAATTCGCTCGCCCAGGCCATGAAGGGCTAA
- the ada gene encoding bifunctional DNA-binding transcriptional regulator/O6-methylguanine-DNA methyltransferase Ada, with protein MKFEDIGVTEAGITDERAWQAVLERDRSFDGRFVTGVLSTGIYCRPSCSARHPRRENVRFFAQVGEAECSGLRACLRCRPNDVSRDEEAVAHALRILDADEVSPRLSELAEAVGYSATHFQRVFKRSVGLSPSEYLRVRRVERAGDAMSGGASVTEAIYEAGFGASSRFYQASEGRLGMTPSAWRNGGRGVTIHWAVVQTSLGRMLVAATGKGVCRLSFDEGGEELAGRFPHAQLVEGGSEFESLLEKVVAAVEQPGQSRAIPLDVQGTAFQEAVWRELQRIPAGETRSYAQIAAAVGKPGAVRAAGSANGANKVAVLIPCHRVIRADGSIGGYAYGEAIKRELLKRERG; from the coding sequence ATGAAGTTCGAGGACATCGGCGTGACTGAGGCAGGCATTACGGACGAGCGGGCATGGCAGGCGGTGCTCGAACGGGATCGCAGCTTCGACGGGCGCTTCGTTACGGGTGTGCTTTCGACGGGTATCTATTGCCGGCCGTCCTGTTCGGCCCGGCATCCCCGGCGAGAGAACGTTCGGTTCTTCGCGCAGGTTGGCGAAGCGGAGTGTTCAGGCTTGAGGGCTTGTCTGCGCTGCCGCCCCAACGACGTGTCGCGCGATGAGGAGGCCGTTGCGCATGCGCTGCGGATATTGGATGCGGATGAAGTCTCACCGCGTCTTTCGGAACTGGCCGAAGCGGTGGGATACAGTGCCACCCATTTCCAGCGCGTGTTCAAGCGCTCCGTCGGCCTTTCTCCCTCGGAATATCTGCGCGTACGCCGAGTTGAGCGTGCCGGTGATGCCATGAGTGGAGGCGCCAGTGTGACCGAGGCGATCTACGAGGCGGGGTTCGGCGCGAGTTCGCGGTTCTATCAAGCCAGCGAGGGCAGATTGGGCATGACCCCATCGGCCTGGCGAAACGGTGGGCGAGGCGTGACGATTCATTGGGCCGTGGTTCAGACCAGTCTGGGGCGGATGCTTGTTGCCGCGACCGGAAAAGGCGTGTGCCGTCTCTCGTTCGATGAAGGAGGCGAGGAATTGGCCGGGCGGTTCCCCCATGCGCAGCTCGTCGAGGGGGGTAGCGAATTCGAGAGCCTGCTGGAAAAGGTCGTCGCGGCAGTGGAGCAGCCGGGCCAGTCTCGCGCGATACCATTGGACGTGCAGGGGACCGCATTTCAGGAGGCGGTGTGGCGCGAGTTGCAACGTATTCCTGCCGGTGAGACCCGGAGTTACGCGCAGATCGCGGCGGCGGTGGGAAAGCCGGGCGCGGTGCGTGCAGCAGGTTCGGCCAATGGCGCGAACAAGGTTGCAGTGCTCATCCCGTGCCACCGCGTCATCAGGGCAGATGGTTCTATCGGCGGCTATGCCTATGGCGAGGCGATCAAGCGAGAACTGTTGAAGCGGGAACGGGGCTGA
- a CDS encoding primosomal protein N', translating into MKRVRILVFNAALGVLDYRVPEGMAIEFGAVVIAPLGPRQVLGIVWEPERLSTQEVPESKLRPLLEVLPVPPLPERLRRLIEWTADYYCASLSSVARMALGSMAALRGGGTTTEYRLTGHEPARLTPQRAAALDALQGEQGSIKELAELASVSEGVLRGMVGAGLLEPVVVDLDRPYPRALPEFAEPKLSDGQQAAADIFVEAVRTHKFAPFLLDGVTGSGKTETYFEAVAEALRLGRQVLVLLPEIALTENFLRRFEHRFGVPPLLWHSSLKSSERRRAWRSIVLGDAQVVVGARSALFLPYARLGLIVVDEAHEVSFKQDDGVRYNARDVAVMRSKFEGIPVVLASATPALESMQLAEAGVYRKVDLPARFGGAQLPDIQILDLRQEAPERGKWLAPRLVEEMKKRLAKGEQSLLFLNRRGYAPLTLCRHCGYRFQCPNCTAWLVEHRFSGRLACHHCGHEVPVPDACPECGTGDCLVACGPGVERIADEVAEILPEARVALVTSDTMNTAEAVGEFVAKAEGKAIDVIVGTQLVTKGYHFPDLTLVGVVDADLGLEGGDLRAAERTYQQVAQVAGRAGRGDKPGEVLIQTRHPEASVIAALAAGDRDAFYAAETDARRDAGAPPFGRWAAIIVSSEDQSEAQAAARAIGGTAPNHPDMLVLGPAPAPLSLLRGRHRFRLLINARRSAELQKMLREWLEPLQFPRSVRVNIDIDPYSFV; encoded by the coding sequence ATGAAACGCGTCCGAATCCTCGTCTTCAACGCCGCGCTGGGCGTCCTCGACTACCGCGTCCCCGAAGGCATGGCGATAGAATTCGGCGCCGTGGTGATCGCGCCCCTCGGGCCAAGGCAGGTCCTCGGGATCGTCTGGGAGCCGGAACGCCTGAGCACGCAGGAAGTGCCTGAATCCAAACTGCGTCCACTTCTCGAAGTGCTGCCCGTACCCCCGCTTCCCGAACGACTGCGCCGATTGATCGAATGGACGGCGGATTACTATTGTGCCTCGCTCTCCTCGGTCGCGCGCATGGCACTCGGCAGCATGGCAGCGCTGCGCGGCGGAGGCACGACCACCGAATACCGGCTGACGGGGCATGAACCCGCCCGCCTGACCCCCCAGCGCGCCGCCGCTCTCGATGCCCTGCAGGGCGAGCAGGGCTCGATCAAGGAACTTGCGGAACTGGCATCCGTCTCCGAAGGCGTGCTGCGCGGGATGGTCGGCGCGGGATTGCTGGAGCCCGTCGTGGTCGATCTGGACCGCCCCTATCCGCGGGCCCTGCCCGAGTTCGCCGAACCGAAACTGTCCGACGGCCAACAGGCTGCGGCCGACATATTCGTAGAAGCCGTGCGCACGCACAAGTTCGCCCCCTTCCTGCTCGACGGCGTCACCGGCTCGGGCAAGACGGAAACCTATTTCGAGGCGGTGGCCGAAGCCCTGCGTCTCGGGCGACAGGTCCTGGTGCTGCTTCCCGAGATCGCTCTCACCGAAAATTTCCTCCGCCGCTTCGAACATCGTTTCGGTGTCCCTCCGCTGCTTTGGCATTCCTCGCTCAAGTCCAGCGAACGGCGGCGGGCGTGGCGTTCCATCGTCCTTGGTGACGCTCAGGTGGTCGTAGGGGCACGTTCTGCCCTGTTTCTACCCTATGCCCGACTGGGCCTCATCGTGGTGGATGAAGCACACGAAGTCTCGTTCAAGCAGGATGACGGCGTGCGCTACAACGCACGCGACGTGGCGGTGATGCGCTCCAAGTTCGAGGGTATTCCGGTGGTTCTCGCCAGCGCCACCCCCGCCCTCGAATCGATGCAGCTTGCGGAAGCGGGGGTCTATCGCAAGGTCGACCTGCCGGCCCGTTTCGGCGGCGCGCAACTGCCCGATATCCAGATCCTCGACCTCCGGCAGGAAGCGCCGGAGCGCGGCAAATGGCTTGCTCCCCGCCTCGTCGAGGAGATGAAGAAGCGGCTGGCGAAGGGCGAACAGTCGCTGCTGTTCCTCAACCGCCGGGGCTATGCGCCGCTGACGCTTTGCCGCCACTGCGGTTATCGGTTCCAATGCCCGAACTGCACGGCCTGGCTGGTGGAACACCGCTTCTCCGGGCGCCTAGCCTGCCATCACTGCGGCCACGAAGTGCCGGTTCCCGACGCCTGCCCCGAATGCGGCACGGGCGACTGCCTCGTCGCCTGCGGGCCCGGCGTCGAACGCATTGCCGACGAGGTAGCGGAAATCCTGCCCGAGGCACGGGTGGCGCTGGTCACGTCGGACACGATGAATACGGCCGAGGCCGTCGGTGAATTCGTCGCCAAGGCAGAGGGCAAGGCGATCGACGTGATCGTCGGAACGCAGCTTGTCACCAAGGGCTATCACTTCCCCGACCTTACGCTGGTGGGCGTGGTCGATGCCGATCTCGGCCTTGAAGGTGGCGACTTGCGCGCTGCCGAGCGGACCTATCAGCAAGTCGCTCAGGTGGCCGGTCGCGCGGGACGCGGCGACAAGCCGGGCGAGGTGCTGATCCAGACCCGCCATCCCGAAGCCTCCGTTATAGCCGCCCTTGCCGCCGGAGACCGAGACGCGTTCTACGCCGCGGAAACAGACGCCCGCCGAGACGCCGGCGCCCCGCCGTTCGGCCGCTGGGCAGCGATCATCGTGTCTTCCGAAGACCAGTCCGAAGCGCAGGCAGCCGCTCGCGCCATCGGCGGTACCGCGCCCAACCATCCCGACATGCTGGTGCTCGGCCCGGCTCCCGCGCCGCTTTCACTGCTGCGCGGACGTCACCGTTTCCGCCTGCTCATCAACGCCCGGCGATCCGCCGAATTGCAGAAGATGCTGCGCGAGTGGCTGGAGCCGCTTCAATTCCCGCGCAGCGTCAGGGTAAACATCGACATCGATCCATACTCGTTCGTATGA
- a CDS encoding DUF4197 family protein, whose product MMVNWGTGENGLSEGENSRPADWSRRGVLVGMLATGVLMLPGCSTLGGSSSAGADPVRRLMRYSSERAFTWLGQPEGFWTSPVARLPLPLLFSRPGRTNSGVLKSKAFRDKLQYQLNLFAAPGARAAGPVALKAVQDIPVREPAEILSGGNTAATTFLRRNMGPALVNAMIPEIERAMREAQDPTLNQAIAALKGVTIQDAAHALALDADNGIWYEVGAAEAAIRQNPGETNDAALIGALKQG is encoded by the coding sequence ATGATGGTGAACTGGGGAACAGGGGAAAACGGACTGTCCGAGGGCGAGAATTCGCGCCCTGCCGACTGGAGCCGCCGGGGCGTGCTGGTCGGTATGCTCGCCACCGGCGTGCTGATGCTGCCCGGCTGCTCGACGCTTGGTGGAAGCAGCTCCGCCGGCGCAGATCCGGTGCGCCGCCTCATGCGCTATTCGTCGGAGCGCGCATTCACCTGGCTCGGCCAGCCGGAAGGTTTCTGGACCAGCCCGGTTGCGCGCCTGCCGCTTCCGCTTCTGTTCAGCCGTCCCGGCCGCACCAACAGCGGGGTGCTGAAGTCGAAGGCCTTCCGTGACAAGCTGCAATATCAGCTCAATCTTTTCGCGGCGCCGGGCGCCCGCGCTGCCGGGCCGGTGGCGCTCAAGGCCGTTCAGGATATTCCCGTCCGCGAACCCGCCGAAATCCTCAGCGGAGGCAATACTGCGGCGACGACGTTCCTTCGTCGGAACATGGGCCCGGCTCTCGTCAACGCCATGATCCCCGAGATCGAGCGTGCCATGCGCGAAGCCCAGGATCCGACGCTGAACCAGGCGATCGCCGCGCTCAAGGGCGTGACGATCCAGGATGCCGCCCATGCTCTCGCACTCGATGCAGATAACGGCATCTGGTACGAAGTCGGCGCAGCCGAAGCGGCTATCCGGCAAAATCCGGGGGAAACCAATGACGCAGCGCTGATCGGCGCGCTGAAGCAGGGCTGA